The following coding sequences lie in one Homalodisca vitripennis isolate AUS2020 chromosome X, UT_GWSS_2.1, whole genome shotgun sequence genomic window:
- the LOC124369119 gene encoding rhomboid-related protein 2, producing the protein MQRQQQTQQNVQMELTVENHWYNVFNRYDVDGDGRIALSELKTMLSSSHFNHDIPDRVVTQIIKNADADKNGFLDFNEFLRLVESDEGKRLFSRYINSYVRTVIPRRTWTRHDIIDGEYEDQYTCSPPALGLLIISIIEIAFFLYDVAVTHTLMSTNGPVARFFIYDPHKRIELWRFVTYMFVHIGVVHLIVNIMVQVLLGIPLEMVHRWWRVLVVYFAGVIAGSLATSISDPYVYLAGASGGVYALITAHIATIIMNWSEMQFAVWQLLVFLVLAVVDIGSAVHARYIANIDQKIGYVAHIAGAAAGLLVGLYVLRNLEVQSWERTLWRISILVFAALVAVGIVWNIAYPSYFPEQRPTM; encoded by the exons ATGCAGCGCCAACAGCAAACACAACAAAACGTTCAGATGGAACTCACTGTGGaaaat CACTGGTACAATGTGTTCAATAGG tATGATGTGGATGGAGATGGACGAATTGCTTTGTCAGAATTGAAGACTATGTTAAGCAGCAGTCACTTCAACCACGACATTCCAGATCGTGTGGTCACTCAGATAATAAAAAATGCTGATGCTGATAAGAATGGATTTCTCGATTTCAATGAATTCCTGAGACTG GTGGAAAGTGATGAAGGGAAGCGCCTGTTCAGCCGTTACATTAATTCCTATGTGCGAACAGTGATTCCTCGACGCACTTGGACTCGACATGACATCATCGATGGAGAGTATGAAGATCAGTATACATGCAGTCCCCCAGCGTTAGGCTTGCTTATCATCAGTATCATTGAA ATAGCTTTCTTCTTGTATGATGTAGCTGTCACACATACTCTTATGAGTACTAATGGTCCAGTCGCCAGGTTTTTCATTTATGACCCACATAAACGAATAGAATTGTGGCGTTTCGTAACCTACATGTTTGTCCACATTGg TGTCGTACATCTGATAGTCAACATCATGGTGCAAGTGTTGTTGGGTATTCCACTAGAGATGGTGCATCGTTGGTGGCGTGTTCTTGTAGTCTACTTTGCTGGTGTCATTGCTGGTTCCCTCGCCACTTCAATCTCAGACCCTTACGTGTACTTAGCTGGTGCATCAGGTGGTGTTTATGCACTCATCACTGCTCACATTGCTACAATTATCATG AATTGGTCAGAGATGCAGTTTGCTGTGTGGCAACTCCTGGTGTTTTTGGTATTGGCAGTGGTGGATATAGGCTCAGCAGTTCATGCACGTTACATTGCCAATATTGACCAGAAG ATAGGATATGTTGCTCACATCGCAGGGGCTGCTGCAGGATTGCTTGTTGGCTTGTATGTCCTGCGTAACTTGGAGGTCCAGTCTTGGGAAAGGACTCTCTGGAGAATCAGTATCCTGGTATTTGCAGCCTTAGTTGCAGTTGGTATTGTCTGGAACATTGCCTATCCTAGCTATTTTCCTGAACAGCGACCTACCATGTAG